CGAGTTGCAGGCGAACAATTGCGCGAACGCTGGCGTCGTCATCGCAGACGAGCACCATGGCGCGACCGTCGGAGGTGGGCGGCATGGCGAGAGGTGTCGACTCGAAGACCGGCGGAGCGCTCTTGGATCTGGGAAGCTCAACGAAGAAGGTGACTCCCGGGCCTTCGTTCTGCTCTGCCCAGATGCGACCGCCGTGCTGCTGGACGATGCCGCGCGAGATCGTCAGGCCGAGACCGGTACCGCCTTTTTGCCTGGAGTCGGAGGGTTCCACCTGCTGAAAGCGGTCGAAGATAAGGTCGAGTTTGCCCTCGGGGATGCCGCGTCCGGCGTCGATCACACGCAGCAGAATGGTGGTCGCATGAATCTCGGTTTTGATGCGGATGGAGGAACCGGGATCGGAGAACTTGATGGCATTGGAGAGAAGGTTGGTGACCACCTGACCGATGCGGTCCGGATCGGCCTGGATGCCGCTGGAGAGATCTGCAGGGGCACTCAACTCGATGTGGACATGGGCCTCGGTGGCAAGAGGCATCAGATCATCCACCGAACGTTCCAGGATGGTCGAAAGAGAGCAGGCCGAGGTACGCAGCGGAGACCGTCCGGACTGAATGCGTTCCAGGTCGAGGATGTCGTTAATGAGACGAATAAGGCGGTCGGTGTTGGTAAGCGCAATGCGCAGTAGATTCTGGGCTTTTGGGTCATTGTTCCCAAGAAGACCGGCGGAGAGCAGGCCGAGCGCGCCGCGGATACTGGTCAGTGGCGTGCGCAGTTCGTGGGAGACAGTCGAGATGAACTCGTTCTTGACGTCGTCAAGATGCGTTCGGGAGGACATCTGTTCGATGTGCTCGTGTTTGGCGAGGTCGAAGGCTTCGAGCGTGGCACGGTGTCTCTTCTTTTCCCGCGACAACAGGAAGAGCAGGACCGCCGCTAAGGCAGCCAGGGTGACGATCGCGAAGAGGAGGCCAGCCCGCATAGATAGGAGCATGGTACCCCAGGTAGTTTGAAAGGGGAGGCACCGATATACACTTGCCACGTTCCCGAAATTATTTATGGAGGCGGCAACTTGGCCCGTTTTACCGGATTGATCGGACTTGCTGTCCTGTTGGCGGTTGCTTACCTGCTGTCGACCAACCGGCGCGCGATCAAGTGGCGGACCGTCCTCTGGGGACTGGGATTACAGGTTTTCTTTGCGATTCTGGTGATCAAGTTCCCTTTTGGGCAGTTAGTGCTGCAAAAGGGATCGGCGATCATCACGTCGCTGTTGGGGCATTCGGTAGACGGATCGAGGGTCGTCTTCGGCTACATGGGCGCACCGGGGCCGATGAGCGTGTTTGCGTTTGAGGTTCTGCCTACAATTATTTTTGTATCTGCTTTTTTTGCAGTGCTTTACCACATCGGCTTGATGCAGATCATCATTCGCTGGGTGGCGTGGCTGATGCAGTGGACGATGGGGACGTCGGGCGCTGAGTCCACGAATGTAGCCGCTTCGATCTTTATGGGACAGACGGAAGCGCCGCTGACGATCCGGCCTTTTCTGGATGGAGCGACGCGCTCTGAGCTGATGACGATCATGACCAGCGGTATGGCGCATGTCTCAGGCGGCATTATGGCGGCGTATATCTTCTACGGCATTCGCGCGCAGGACCTGTTGAGCGCCGTGATCATGACGGCCCCTGGAACGATCCTTCTGAGCAAGATGCTGGTGCCGGAGACGGAGGTTCCTGCCACGGCGGGAACGGTGACGATTCCGAAGAACGAAGAGCATAAGGAAGACAACTTTATCGGCGCCATTGCGCGAGGCACGATCGATGGTGGTCAGCTGGCGTTCAACGTGGCGATCATGCTGTTGAGCTTTCTGGCGCTGGTGGGTTTGCTCAACGGCATCATGCTGGGGATCAGCAACTTCAGCTGGGCGCATGGGGTGCGGTTTCCCCATTCGATCAATGCAGTGCTCGGATTTTTCTGCGCACCGGTGGCGTGGATGATCGGGATTCCGTGGAAAGATGCGCCGATGGTCGGCAACCTGATCGGCACACGCGCGGTCTTGAATGAGTTCATCGCGTATCAGCAGCTTGGAGCGATGGCGAAGGCGGGCGCGGTGAGCACGCGGACGTTAGCGATTGCCACGTTTGCGTTATGTGGGTTTGCAAACATTGGTTCGGTGGGCATGCAGATCGGCGGCATTGGAGCGCTGATTCCGCGACGCCGCAATGAACTGGCGAAACTGGGATTGCGCGCTCTGCTGGCGGGAACGATGGCGAACCTGATGTCGGCGAGCATTGTGAGTCTTCTGCTGAAATAGCGAATCAGCTAGTCAGCGGGTCAGCGATCAATATTGGATGGTGAGTGATGAGTTT
This genomic stretch from Terriglobus saanensis SP1PR4 harbors:
- a CDS encoding hybrid sensor histidine kinase/response regulator; this translates as MLLSMRAGLLFAIVTLAALAAVLLFLLSREKKRHRATLEAFDLAKHEHIEQMSSRTHLDDVKNEFISTVSHELRTPLTSIRGALGLLSAGLLGNNDPKAQNLLRIALTNTDRLIRLINDILDLERIQSGRSPLRTSACSLSTILERSVDDLMPLATEAHVHIELSAPADLSSGIQADPDRIGQVVTNLLSNAIKFSDPGSSIRIKTEIHATTILLRVIDAGRGIPEGKLDLIFDRFQQVEPSDSRQKGGTGLGLTISRGIVQQHGGRIWAEQNEGPGVTFFVELPRSKSAPPVFESTPLAMPPTSDGRAMVLVCDDDASVRAIVRLQLELHDYIVVEAARGEQAVAFAAQHPVSAILLDLHMPGLSGWETLQKLRNTPATSHIPVVILTVTPPETRSPMDPPTQGWIQKPFHEEFLLSELSRVLENTSAVPCILLVEDDLDFAEVVRIGFQNTGVNVHHVSTLQEAVEYCALSRPHVLLLDLSLPDGDGFSLIRTLRENDDLRFLPIVVYSGRDFTDQEKSGTHLAPTHFLTKAGVHPHEVQSLVLAMVGRQTLSQQPPLTPESL
- a CDS encoding NupC/NupG family nucleoside CNT transporter, which codes for MARFTGLIGLAVLLAVAYLLSTNRRAIKWRTVLWGLGLQVFFAILVIKFPFGQLVLQKGSAIITSLLGHSVDGSRVVFGYMGAPGPMSVFAFEVLPTIIFVSAFFAVLYHIGLMQIIIRWVAWLMQWTMGTSGAESTNVAASIFMGQTEAPLTIRPFLDGATRSELMTIMTSGMAHVSGGIMAAYIFYGIRAQDLLSAVIMTAPGTILLSKMLVPETEVPATAGTVTIPKNEEHKEDNFIGAIARGTIDGGQLAFNVAIMLLSFLALVGLLNGIMLGISNFSWAHGVRFPHSINAVLGFFCAPVAWMIGIPWKDAPMVGNLIGTRAVLNEFIAYQQLGAMAKAGAVSTRTLAIATFALCGFANIGSVGMQIGGIGALIPRRRNELAKLGLRALLAGTMANLMSASIVSLLLK